In Leptodesmis sichuanensis A121, the following are encoded in one genomic region:
- a CDS encoding peptidylprolyl isomerase translates to MMQKLWRSLLVFTLVVGTLMVGSCAAQPNTSLSASPSPSQSISPTAIASVDTNLPSLNGKATVDMVVKGETVTIEVDGTNAPVTAGNFIDLVQQGVYNGLVFHRVVRDPQPFVVQGGDPQSKDTNFPAERLGTGSYIDPATSRPRYIPLEIKPQGADKPLYHQTLETAGISTKPKLRHTRGAVAMARSSLPDSASSQFYIALTDLSFLDGNYAVFGYVTKGMETVDRIQQGDRIESLKIVKGGENLKKG, encoded by the coding sequence ATGATGCAGAAGTTATGGCGGTCTTTGCTGGTATTTACCCTGGTAGTAGGGACATTGATGGTGGGTAGTTGTGCGGCCCAACCGAATACTTCCCTGTCTGCCAGTCCTTCCCCCAGCCAATCTATCAGTCCAACGGCGATCGCCAGCGTTGACACCAATCTCCCAAGCTTGAATGGCAAGGCAACCGTAGACATGGTGGTGAAAGGAGAAACCGTCACCATTGAGGTGGATGGGACAAATGCACCCGTTACGGCAGGCAACTTTATTGATCTGGTTCAGCAAGGTGTCTACAACGGGCTGGTATTTCACCGAGTGGTGCGCGATCCCCAACCGTTTGTGGTGCAGGGAGGCGATCCTCAAAGTAAAGATACTAATTTTCCCGCCGAACGTTTGGGAACGGGCAGCTATATTGATCCAGCTACATCCAGACCTCGTTATATTCCTCTAGAAATTAAACCCCAGGGAGCCGATAAACCGCTTTATCATCAAACCCTGGAAACCGCTGGCATTTCAACTAAACCAAAACTGCGTCATACTCGTGGGGCAGTAGCGATGGCCAGATCATCCCTGCCCGATTCAGCTTCCTCCCAGTTTTACATTGCCCTCACTGACCTCAGCTTTTTGGATGGCAACTATGCCGTGTTTGGTTATGTCACAAAAGGCATGGAAACCGTAGACCGAATTCAACAGGGCGATCGCATTGAGTCGCTCAAGATCGTCAAGGGTGGAGAAAATTTGAAGAAAGGGTGA